From a single Fulvivirga ulvae genomic region:
- a CDS encoding DinB family protein — translation MHQTTLRLEQLLTEASNYITSNSLSQFDIKPSPVKWSKKEILGHLIDSAINNLQRFTEIQFSKQPYQVRPYEQDLLVKANAYQSADISELLNVWLALNTRIKEIIKQQTEVSLNYSLLLPNGEENDLRFLIDDYIDHLEYHLKQIMV, via the coding sequence ATGCACCAGACGACACTCCGACTTGAGCAACTGCTAACCGAAGCCTCCAATTACATCACAAGTAATTCGCTTTCACAATTTGATATCAAACCCTCTCCTGTTAAGTGGTCAAAAAAAGAAATACTGGGGCACCTCATAGATTCCGCTATTAATAATTTACAGCGCTTTACTGAAATCCAGTTCTCAAAACAGCCTTATCAGGTAAGGCCTTACGAGCAAGACCTGCTAGTCAAAGCCAATGCATACCAAAGTGCTGATATTAGTGAGTTGCTTAATGTTTGGCTAGCCTTAAATACAAGGATAAAAGAAATAATAAAACAGCAAACAGAAGTATCATTAAATTATTCGCTCTTATTGCCCAATGGAGAAGAGAATGATTTGAGATTTCTGATCGATGATTATATTGATCACCTGGAGTATCATCTTAAGCAGATCATGGTTTAA
- a CDS encoding rhomboid family protein, translating into MESVIYLLIAIIFLVTYQGFRDTTFREKYIFDVDHILIHKEYYRVFTSAFLHGDWYHLIFNMLALSSFGGFILVVYGIKNFISIYLISLIGGGLLSLYFHRNHSDYRALGASGAISGIVFSTILISPTSEVSLLFIPYGFPAWAFGIAFVAYTVWGIKKGSDNIGHDAHLGGAISGMVTTIVIDPELLSINYWIFILLMAPCLIFLIFVYRNPEYLLVESASLKPFIKTKKKAFEPHKSPEEELNDLLDKISSQGIDSLTARERKKLEELSGKELK; encoded by the coding sequence ATGGAATCAGTTATTTACCTTTTGATTGCTATCATATTTCTGGTTACTTATCAGGGCTTTAGAGATACGACTTTTCGGGAAAAGTACATTTTTGATGTTGATCACATCCTCATACACAAGGAGTACTACAGGGTTTTTACTTCTGCCTTTTTGCATGGCGACTGGTATCATTTGATATTTAACATGCTGGCTCTGTCATCTTTTGGTGGGTTTATATTGGTAGTCTATGGTATCAAAAACTTCATTTCAATATACCTTATCAGCTTAATTGGAGGTGGATTACTCAGTTTGTATTTTCATCGAAACCACAGCGATTACCGCGCCCTGGGTGCTTCCGGAGCTATTTCCGGAATTGTTTTCTCCACCATATTGATCTCTCCCACTTCTGAAGTATCCCTTCTATTTATCCCTTACGGCTTCCCCGCATGGGCATTTGGCATTGCCTTCGTTGCATATACTGTCTGGGGCATTAAAAAGGGTAGCGATAACATTGGCCATGATGCACATCTGGGAGGTGCCATTTCAGGCATGGTCACCACCATAGTCATTGACCCTGAGCTATTGTCTATCAACTACTGGATATTTATTCTATTGATGGCTCCCTGTCTCATTTTTCTCATATTTGTTTACAGGAACCCTGAATATTTGCTGGTTGAAAGTGCATCTTTAAAGCCATTTATAAAAACGAAAAAAAAGGCTTTTGAACCTCATAAGAGCCCGGAGGAAGAGCTTAATGATTTGCTGGATAAAATAAGCAGTCAGGGAATAGACTCATTAACTGCCCGGGAAAGGAAGAAGCTTGAAGAGTTATCAGGAAAAGAATTAAAATGA
- a CDS encoding DUF1835 domain-containing protein: MLKRYHILNGDSLKEQFPADLPGDIIVLRECLMDGPVHGKTPDEFYTVRAKFISKLDSDISESAYYDKTVPELEKIPAIPDNSDVTLWFEDDLFCQVNFWFATSLLFQKNIQLFLVRPPHHNRYGFGGLDTAALKVAFKERFTITETGKIAQLWEAYKANDSTNLLQLAGELESKYPFIKNAVQAHIDRQPQGDFPGRPKASLKTIMTELQTNNFGTIFQEFCKRESIYGYGDLQVKRLFDEVVAEGDSG; this comes from the coding sequence ATGCTAAAAAGATACCACATACTCAACGGTGACTCTCTAAAAGAGCAATTTCCTGCCGACTTACCGGGAGATATCATTGTACTAAGGGAATGTCTTATGGATGGTCCTGTTCATGGCAAGACTCCTGATGAATTTTACACTGTCAGAGCAAAATTTATATCCAAGCTCGATTCCGACATCTCAGAAAGTGCTTATTATGACAAAACAGTGCCTGAGCTGGAAAAAATACCGGCAATACCCGATAATAGTGACGTAACCTTGTGGTTTGAAGATGACCTGTTTTGTCAGGTAAATTTTTGGTTTGCTACCAGCCTGTTGTTTCAGAAGAACATTCAGCTTTTCTTGGTCAGGCCTCCACACCACAACCGGTATGGCTTTGGAGGGCTGGACACCGCTGCCCTAAAGGTGGCTTTTAAAGAAAGGTTCACTATTACGGAGACCGGTAAAATAGCACAGCTTTGGGAGGCTTATAAAGCTAATGACTCCACGAACCTGTTACAATTAGCCGGGGAGCTGGAATCAAAATATCCTTTTATTAAAAATGCCGTACAAGCCCACATCGACCGGCAACCTCAGGGTGATTTTCCCGGAAGGCCAAAAGCTTCATTAAAAACAATAATGACTGAGCTGCAAACAAATAATTTTGGAACCATTTTCCAGGAGTTTTGCAAACGAGAAAGCATTTATGGCTATGGAGACCTGCAGGTGAAGAGGCTATTTGATGAGGTTGTCGCTGAGGGTGACAGCGGTTAG
- a CDS encoding MepB family protein yields the protein MNRLLTDLKNKVYDQCSLQVTGYRDEPESKEYDACRFKLNGLSIICRSAKVAPKKTGQFVTFWKRKDNGPIEPFHETDAFDFYMVNVEYEGKLGQFVFPKSVLIKKGMVSTDAKEGKRAIRVYPPWDEVKSEQAKQTQKWQLEYFLNINRLPDLERVMEFYSNKTIINRLSVVLLLSLLINV from the coding sequence TTGAACAGACTGCTCACTGATCTCAAAAACAAGGTTTATGACCAATGCTCACTACAGGTGACCGGTTATCGTGACGAACCGGAAAGCAAAGAGTACGATGCCTGCCGGTTTAAACTTAATGGGCTAAGCATCATTTGCAGAAGTGCGAAGGTAGCACCAAAAAAAACCGGGCAATTCGTTACCTTTTGGAAAAGAAAGGACAATGGACCTATCGAACCTTTCCATGAAACCGATGCCTTCGATTTTTATATGGTGAATGTTGAATACGAAGGTAAGTTGGGGCAATTTGTGTTCCCAAAATCGGTGCTGATCAAAAAAGGAATGGTTTCAACAGACGCGAAAGAAGGTAAAAGGGCTATCAGGGTTTATCCACCCTGGGACGAAGTGAAAAGCGAACAAGCAAAGCAGACCCAAAAATGGCAGTTGGAGTATTTTTTGAATATAAACCGTTTACCTGATTTAGAAAGAGTAATGGAATTCTATAGCAACAAGACCATAATCAACAGATTATCAGTAGTTTTGTTATTATCCCTTCTGATCAATGTATAA
- a CDS encoding epoxide hydrolase family protein translates to MKAFKINVPQEVLNDLSVRLKQTRWTDEPDNAGWNFGTNPQYLRSLVTYWQNEYDWRKHEAEINQFPQYKTDIEGVTIHFIHIKGKGEKNTPLILSHGWPDSFYRFLKIIPLLTNPTAGGQAFDLVIPSIPGFGFSQQTALNSDKTAELFNKLMTDVLGYNNYFAAGGDMGTLITKSLAVQFPERVKAIHLTDVGYPNGSEDWSTMTAAEQQFGQQIQQWFFTEGAFNMIQSTKPQTLGYGLNDSPVGLASWIIEKFYAWSDNDGDLENCFTKDELITNIMIYWVSQSVNSSIRTYAENARAGYMGGLQSSQHVEVPTGVSLFPKEAQFPKAWAERMANVQNFKIMNKGGHFAAMEQPEAFAAELRDYFSEIAKTVPADIV, encoded by the coding sequence ATGAAAGCTTTTAAAATTAACGTACCCCAGGAAGTATTAAATGATCTATCAGTTAGATTAAAGCAAACCCGATGGACTGACGAGCCTGATAATGCAGGCTGGAATTTCGGTACCAACCCACAATACCTCCGAAGCCTGGTAACATATTGGCAAAATGAGTATGACTGGAGAAAGCATGAAGCTGAGATCAACCAATTCCCTCAATACAAAACCGATATTGAAGGTGTAACCATTCACTTCATTCACATAAAAGGGAAAGGTGAGAAAAACACGCCACTGATACTGAGCCATGGGTGGCCTGATTCATTTTATCGTTTTTTGAAAATTATACCGCTACTAACTAATCCCACAGCCGGAGGACAGGCTTTTGACCTTGTAATCCCTTCAATACCAGGATTTGGGTTTTCGCAACAAACTGCTTTAAACAGCGATAAAACGGCAGAACTTTTCAATAAGCTGATGACTGACGTACTGGGGTACAACAACTATTTTGCAGCCGGTGGTGATATGGGAACCTTGATCACTAAATCCCTGGCAGTACAATTCCCGGAAAGGGTTAAGGCTATACATTTAACCGATGTAGGTTATCCGAATGGCAGCGAAGACTGGAGCACAATGACTGCTGCCGAGCAACAATTCGGGCAACAGATCCAACAGTGGTTCTTTACTGAGGGGGCGTTTAACATGATCCAGTCCACAAAACCTCAAACCTTAGGTTACGGGCTCAACGATAGCCCGGTGGGTCTGGCTTCATGGATCATCGAAAAATTCTACGCATGGAGCGACAATGACGGTGACCTTGAAAACTGCTTTACCAAAGATGAGTTAATCACAAATATTATGATCTATTGGGTAAGTCAGTCTGTCAACTCATCGATAAGAACTTACGCAGAAAATGCCCGTGCCGGATACATGGGCGGTCTACAGTCATCTCAGCATGTTGAAGTACCTACAGGTGTATCTCTTTTTCCTAAGGAAGCTCAGTTCCCTAAAGCATGGGCGGAGCGTATGGCTAATGTTCAAAATTTCAAAATAATGAACAAAGGTGGCCACTTTGCAGCCATGGAGCAACCAGAAGCATTTGCCGCAGAGCTTCGTGATTATTTTTCTGAAATTGCAAAAACGGTACCGGCGGATATAGTATAA